The DNA window TGCGCGAGGTCCTCGGCCTGGTCCCGATCGCCGGTGAGCAGGTACGCGAGCCTGGTCAGCTCCGCGTACCGTTCGGCGAACAACGCCTCCAGCGTCGTCGCCCTCTCCTCCGGCGCGGTCATTGGCGTCAGCCCTCGACCAGCTTGCCGTTCTCGACCTGGAACCGCGCCACCTCGGCGCACTCGACCGACGGGGTGACGAGCAGCTTCACCGAGACCTCGGGCCGCGGGGTGTCGGACACGGCGAACTCGCAGACGGCGCCGAGGTCGGTGAGCACGAACCAGAACCAGGGCTCGTCGCCGATCGGCAGCTTCCCGACCGAGGTCCAGGTGTCACCGTTGCGCTGGAACGCCTCGACGGTCGCGGTCGCGCCGGGTGGCGCACCCTGCTCCGCCGCCGCGACCTTGGTCGCCGTGATCGTCGCGCGGAAGTCGTTCGCCTCGCCGGTCGCGATCTCCGTCAGCTCCGGCTTGGCCGCCTGCGCACCCGTGGGCGCAACGGCGGCGACCGCCACCGCGAGCAGTACGGCACCGAGCCCCAGCACTCGTCGCACCTAACCCACCTCCCGCCAGGTGAGGAGAAGTCTGGTGGGCCCGCCCGGCCGCCGAGGCGTTCGGTGGGCCCGATGTGGTGATGCACGAGCATGCCCGAAGGGTTGCCGCCCGCCGCGAGATTTCTTCGCGAGGCGCCAGGGACGGGCGTGACGTATCTTGAGGACGAGGTGTGCCTACCTGGGGAGGGATCGGTGGACTGGACGCTCCCGATCTTCGCGCCGTACGTTCCGGCCAAGGTACGCGCGACGCTCACCTCCCCCGACGCCCTCGACGAGTGGTGGATCTACCCGACGGAGGAAGTGCGCCGGCAGGTGTTCCTGATCGCGGCGCTGACCGCCGTGGCGTGCGTGCTGGCCCTGATGGTGACGCCGATCTTCGCCATCTGCGCGACCGGGCTGACCGTGGGGGCGATCGTGGCCACGAAACAGCTGCGGCGCCAGGCCGACCTCGACGAGGCGCGCCCGTTCCGCAAGGACGTCCTCCGGCCGGACGTGGACCTGGACCAGTTCGGCCAGTCCATGGTCGCCGGGGTGAACGAGGCCATCGGAAAGGTCAGTACGTCCCGGGCCGCCCGCGAAGGACACCTCCCGGGTTGGGAGGGCCTGCTCGAGGATCAGCGGTGGCGCATCGCGAAGGCGGCGGCGGACCTGGCGAAGGCGCGCCGGATGCTCGGCCCGGGCGCCGCGAGGATGGCGGAGCAGGCACGGACGGCCGACACCACGGCCGCCGCGATCGAGCAGCGGGTCGGCGAGGTCATGCGGTTCGCCGCGTCGGTGCACGAGGTCGACCAGACGCTGGCCGTACGCGACGCGGTGCTGCACCGCGAGGAGATCGACGACACCCTGCTCACCGCGTACGCCGCCGCCTCCGACGAGACCACCAGCCGGCAGCTCGACGAGCTGGCACGGCAGGCCCAGGCCGGCGTCGACGCCGCGGTGAAGGCACTGAGGTTCTTGGACCGATCGTGACCCGGCCTGTCCTGGACGGGACAGTGACCGTGGGTGCATGATCAACTACATGCGATTCGCGTCGCGGCTTTGCTCGCCGTTCATCGCGTGGCAACAACCGTTCGGCGAGGTGTGGGCGTCCGCTAAGCGCTCCTCCCAAACCACTCGCCGCGACGTCCGAATCGTCTTCTTCCACAAGACCCCTTGGTTGCTTAGCGTGACGAGCGTCCAGTGACACGCGTCACACCGTCGTGCACGGAGGTCGCGGTGCCCGAACCGACTGTCCAACAGAAGCAGCAGGCCTACGCGTCTATCGCGAAGAGCGGCGAGTTTCGTGAACTACGCAAGCGATATCGCAACTTTGCGTTCCCGTGGACGATCGCGTTCATGGTGTGGTACCTGCTGTACGTCGTGTGCGCCAACTGGGCGCCCGGCTTCATGTCAGCCAAGGTCCTCGGCAACATCAACGTCGCCCTCGTGTTCGGGCTGCTGCAGTTCGTCTCGACGTTCCTGATCGCCTTCCTCTACAGCCGGCACGCCAACAAGGCGCTCGACCCCATCGCTGACCGGCTGAACGCCGAATACCGGAAGGGAATCAGCGCATGAGCGCCGGCACTCAGCTGCTCGCGGCGACCTCGACATCCCATCGCCCGTTGACGATTGTGCTGTTCCTGATCGTCGTCGCGATCACGCTTTACGTGACGCTGTGGGCGAGCCGGCAGAACAAGACCGCCGCCGACTACTACGCCGCCGGCCGCAGCTTCTCCGGCGTACAGAACGGTCTCGCGATCTCCGGCGACTACATGTCGGCCGCGAGCTTCCTCGGCATCTCCGGCGCGATCGCGCTGTCCGGGTACGACGGATTCCTTTACTCCATTGGCTTCCTGGTCGCCTGGCTGGTCGCGCTCCTGCTCGTCGCCGAGCTGCTGCGGAACTCCGGCAGGTTCACCCTCGCCGACCAGCTCGCGTTCCGGATGCGCCAGCGTCCGGTACGTACGGCCGCCGCCGTCTCCACGCTCGGCGTCTCGATCTTCTACCTGCTGGCCCAGATGGTCGGCGCCGGCGCGCTCGTCTCCCTGCTGCTCGGGGTCACCGGCGACGCGGCGAAGAACATCACGATCGTCCTCGTCGGCGTGCTGATGATCTTCTACGTCACGGTCGGCGGCATGAAGGGCACGACCTGGGTCCAGATCGTCAAGGCCGTCTTGCTCATGACCGGAACGGTCGTCATCACAGTCATCGTGCTCTGGCAGTTCCGCTTCAACCTCTCCGAGCTGCTCGGCGCCGCCGCCAGCAACACCGGTAAGGGATCGGCGTTCCTCGAACCAGGGTTGAGGTACGGCACGACCCTCACCTCGAAGATCGACTTCCTCTCGCTCAGCCTCGCGCTCGTCCTGGGCACGGCCGGACTGCCGCACATCCTGATCCGCTTCTACACCGTGCCCACCTCGAAGACGGCACGAACGTCGGTCACGTGGGCCATCGGCTTGATCGGTGCGTTCTACCTGATGACGTTGGTGCTCGGCTTCGGCGCCGCCGCCCTGCTCGACACCGGACCCGAGTCCCAGGTCGCCAAATCGGCAGGCAACGTCGCGTCGCCCCTGCTCGCCGAGGCAGCGGGCGGCGGCGCCGGATCGACCGGAGGAGCCATTCTGCTGGCGCTGATCGCCGCGGTCGCGTTCGCCACGATCCTCGCCGTGGTGGCCGGATTGACACTGACCTCAGCGTCCAGCTTCGCCCACGACATCTACGCCCATGTGATGAAGAAGGGCCAGGCGTCGGAGAAGGACGAGCTGCGTACGGCCCGGATCGCCGCGTTCATCATCGGCGCGGTCGCGATCGCCCTCGCGATCCCGGCACAGAAGCTCAACATCGCGTTCCTGGTGGCCCTGGCGTTCGCGGTCGCGGCGTCGGCGAACCTCCCCGCGATCATCTACAACCTGTTCTGGCGGAGGTTCAACACCCGCGGCGCGGTGTGGAGCATCTACGGCGGTCTGATCTCCTGCATCCTGCTGGTGATCTTCTCGCCCGTGGTGTCCGGCAAGGTCGGGCCGACCGGGGCCAGCGCGTCGCTGTTCCCGCTCGGCGTCGACTTCAGCTGGTTCCCGCTGGAGAACCCCGGCCTGGTCTCGATCCCGATCGGGTTCCTGCTCGGTTGGATCGGAGCGATCACCTCGAAGGAGCCGGAGGCCCAGGCTGGCTACGACGAGCTCGAGGTCCGCGCGCTGACCGGATCCGGCGCGGAGGGAGCAACACAGCACTAAGGCACCAAGGAGACTTCCCTCCTCCCCCTGAAGAAACCACCCGGCCGGGAATCCGCACCCTCCATCCTCCGGCCGGGTGGTTTCTTATCGGTCCGTACTAAGGTCTTTCGAAGCAGCTTTGAGCAACCCAGAGAGGGGCAGGCAGCCGTGAGCAGCGAAGCACTGTCGAACCTGTTGCACGAGGACCGGCGGTTCCCGCCACCCGCGGATCTTGCCGCAGCGGCCAACGTCACCGAGGCGGAGTACGCCGAGGCCGACGCCGACCGGATCGCGTTCTGGGAGAAGCAGGCGCGCCGACTCTCGTGGGCGAAGGAGTGGGACCAGGCGCTCGACTGGAGCAAGGCCCCGTTCGCCAAGTGGTTCGTCGGCGGCAAGATCAACGCCGCGTACAACTGCGTCGACCGGCACGTCGAGGCCGGCAACGGCGAGAAGGTCGCGTACCACTGGGAGGGTGAGCCGGGCGACACCCGCACGATCACCTACGCCCAGCTGAAGGACGAGGTCTCCAAGGCCGCGAACGCGCTCGTCGAGCTCGGCGTCCAGGCTGGCGACAGGGTCGCGATCTACATGCCGATGATCCCGGAGACCGTGGTCGCGATGCTCGCCTGCGCGCGGCTCGGCGCCCCGCACACCGTGGTGTTCGGCGGCTTCTCCGCCACCGCGCTGCGGGACCGGATCCAGGACTGCGACGCCCGCGTCGTGATCACCTCCGACGGCGGCTACCGCCGCGGCGCCCCGGCCGCGCTCAAGCCGGCGGTCGACGAGGCGCTGCTGGAGTGCCCGGACGTACGCAGCGTGCTCGTGGTCAAGCGCACCGAGCAGGACGTCGCCTGGACCGAGGGCCGCGATGTGTGGTGGCACGAGGCT is part of the Tenggerimyces flavus genome and encodes:
- a CDS encoding solute symporter family protein, which gives rise to MSAGTQLLAATSTSHRPLTIVLFLIVVAITLYVTLWASRQNKTAADYYAAGRSFSGVQNGLAISGDYMSAASFLGISGAIALSGYDGFLYSIGFLVAWLVALLLVAELLRNSGRFTLADQLAFRMRQRPVRTAAAVSTLGVSIFYLLAQMVGAGALVSLLLGVTGDAAKNITIVLVGVLMIFYVTVGGMKGTTWVQIVKAVLLMTGTVVITVIVLWQFRFNLSELLGAAASNTGKGSAFLEPGLRYGTTLTSKIDFLSLSLALVLGTAGLPHILIRFYTVPTSKTARTSVTWAIGLIGAFYLMTLVLGFGAAALLDTGPESQVAKSAGNVASPLLAEAAGGGAGSTGGAILLALIAAVAFATILAVVAGLTLTSASSFAHDIYAHVMKKGQASEKDELRTARIAAFIIGAVAIALAIPAQKLNIAFLVALAFAVAASANLPAIIYNLFWRRFNTRGAVWSIYGGLISCILLVIFSPVVSGKVGPTGASASLFPLGVDFSWFPLENPGLVSIPIGFLLGWIGAITSKEPEAQAGYDELEVRALTGSGAEGATQH
- a CDS encoding DUF485 domain-containing protein, which encodes MPEPTVQQKQQAYASIAKSGEFRELRKRYRNFAFPWTIAFMVWYLLYVVCANWAPGFMSAKVLGNINVALVFGLLQFVSTFLIAFLYSRHANKALDPIADRLNAEYRKGISA